CGCGACGGGCCGGCTGCATGCGCGCGGGCCGGTCGGCCTCGAGCAGCTCTGCACCTTCCGCTACCGCGTGACGGGGACAGGCCAGGTGCGGGGCTAAGCTTCCGCTTCCCTCGCCCGCTGGAACGGCTAGTCTCCCGGAAAATCCAGGGAGACACCCGATGCGCCGTCTGCTCCTCGCCGCCGTTGCGGGCCTTGCCCTCGCCCAGCCCGCGCTCGCCGCCTGCCCGAGCGACGAGGCGGTGGCGGCGCTGGCCCGCTCGCTCCTCGCCAATACGCCCGCGCAGCCGCTGACGGGCATGACGAGCCTGGCCGATGGCCAATGCGCGCAGGACAAGCTCGTGGCCATCATGGTGCGGCATTGGGGGCGGCCGGTGGGCTACAAGGTGGGCCTCACCAACCCCGCCGCGCAGCAGCGCTTCGGCGTGGCCCATCCGGTGACGGGCACGATCTACGAGAACACGGTGCGGCTGCGTTCCGGCGCGGAAGTGCCGGCGCGCTTCGGCGCCGTGCCGACCGTCGAGGCCGACCTCATGGTCCGCGTGCGGGACGAGGCGATCAACCAGGCGCGCACCCATCTGGACGTGCTGCGCAACATCGACGTGATCATCCCCTTCCTGGAGATGCCGGACCTCGTCCTCGCCTCGGGCATGGATGGGCCGAACCTGCTCGGCATCAATGTCGGCGCGCGGCTGGGC
This region of Sediminicoccus rosea genomic DNA includes:
- a CDS encoding 2-keto-4-pentenoate hydratase; translation: MRRLLLAAVAGLALAQPALAACPSDEAVAALARSLLANTPAQPLTGMTSLADGQCAQDKLVAIMVRHWGRPVGYKVGLTNPAAQQRFGVAHPVTGTIYENTVRLRSGAEVPARFGAVPTVEADLMVRVRDEAINQARTHLDVLRNIDVIIPFLEMPDLVLASGMDGPNLLGINVGARLGVAGEPIPVQVSEEFAARLASMTVTLASDQRELARAPGTALLGHPLNVIPWLAQDLASRGERLRVGELISLGGFSPALPAEAGRTYTVTYDGLLAAPVSVNVRTR